Genomic DNA from candidate division WOR-3 bacterium:
CCATTGCTCCGGCCCCTTGGTTTGGGTGTCTCGTCCGGGCCAAGGGCACGGGCGCTTTTCGAAGCAGTGGACGCCATCCCGGCGGGCAAGACCCTGCTTATATCGGTTGACTTCGACCCGAGTTCAATGCCTGAGCTGTATCCGATGCTTGTTGCTCTGATGCGCCATGCTTTTGCCAAGAACGTCAAGGTGCTGCTGTGTGGGTTGTGGGTTACCGGAGCCGGGCTTGCCGATGAGGCGGTGACCACGGTCCCGCCTGAGTTCGGCAAGAAGTACGGCGAGGACGTTGTTTACCTCGGCTGGAAGGCTGGGGTGGATGCGGTCATCCTCGGTATGGGCGAAAGCATCAGGAATGTTTTCCCGACGGACTACTACGGTCACAGTCTTGACTCGCTGCCGATGATGGCTGAGGTTCAGAAGCTGCGAGACATTCCATTGGTCGTAGCGATTTCAGCCGGAGACCCCGGGTACCGGGATTGGCTGCTATATGCCCAGTCGCGCTACGGAATGCGGGTGGGCGCCGGGGTGACGGCGGTCTCGGCCGCGGACGTCTATCCCTACTTGCAGTCAGGACAATTGACCGGTCTTCTTGCTGGGATGAAGGGCGGCGCTGAGTATGAAGTCATGGTGCAGAAGGCCGGGTACTCAAAGGCATACATGCCGGCTGTTGCCGCGATGGATTCGCAGTCGCTTGCCCACGTCGTCATCATGGTGCTTGTTGTTATCGGCAACGTTGCGTTCTTCGCAACAAGGAAGAGGAGGGAAGCATGAGGTACGAACGGAACAAAATCAGGAAGGGAGTTGACGATGCACGTCTCGCATAGTGTTCTGACGTGGGTTGCAGCGGCCCTGACCTTGGGCATATTCTCGTTTCTATGGAAGGACAACCCGTTCTACAAGTTTTGTGAGCACTTGTTTGTTGGCGTCTCGGTGGGCTATACCATTTCGCTTACGTGGTATAACTCGGTCTATCCGGACCTGGTTACTCCACTTTTCCGACAGGGGCAGTTGCTGTACGCTATTCCCTTTGTTCTCGGGCTGTGCTACTTTTGCCGGTTTATTCCCAAGGTGTCGTGGCTTGTGCGATTTCCGATGGCGTTTGTGTTGGGCTGGGCATCGGGTGTGGCGATTCCGGCGTTCTTCCAGACAAATATTATCAAGCAGATTCAGGGCACGCTGCTTACGCCCGGAATATTCTCGCGCTGGGATGTTTTCCTCTGGGCACTGATTTCCTTTATCGGAGTGATCTGTTCGGTTTTCTACTTCTTTTTCTCCCGTGAGCACAAGGGCGCACTCAAACTGGCGTCTGAGACTGGCATCATATTCCTGATGGTCGGGTTCGGCGCATCGTTCGGTTACACGGTGATGGCTCGCATGTCGCTTCTTATCGGCCGGATGCAGTTCCTTTTGCGCGACTGGCTTGGCGTGATTCGGTAACAGGTCCAGTTGGCCCTGTGAGGACTCTGCTGCTCCTGCTGCTCGCCGCTACGGCGCTGGCCGCGAGCCTTGAGAACATCCCGACCGATTCCTGGATCTACAGCGACCTTGATGTTCTGAAAACATCAGGGCTTATCCGCTCGATGCCGGCAACAAGCCGGCCCTGGACCCGTGCTGAAGCTGAGGTGTTGGTGCGCGAAGCAGATTCGCTTTCGGCAGGGCAAAGCCTTGGCCGGGTTCAGAGTGCGGCGCTGGCAAGGCTGCGCGCTGAATTCGGCATCAATACCCATGGGCTGCGACTGAGAACTCCGCTCATGCGAATTCGAGTGCCGGAAGCAGGTACCGGCGCTGAGGTCAGAGCTGATGCGTTCGCGCGGGGCCGGGCAGATGAAGATACCCAGGCATTCGCGGCCGGTGGGGTTATCAGCAACCGGCCTGGTGATGATTTTGCATTCTACGAGCACTTCGAGTTCACAGCATGGCATCCCAGAATCATCGAGGAGTCCTTGCCACGTGACTCGGCTGGTAAGCACATACCCGGTATGCGGGTTCTGCCCTGGCGCAATCTGGTGACGCTTGAGACCGAGTTGGCTTATCTTGCTTTCAGGATACCGTGGCTGCGTCTTGAGCTTGGTCGGGATGAATTTGTTTGGGGATCGGGCTACACTGGGTCGGTGATGCTGTCGGATAATGCGCCGTCGCTGGACCATGTTCAACTTGCCGCTTCCTTTCGTAACTTCAAGTTTTTTTCCATCGTTTCGCTGCTTTCCCGCTGGGGTCTGAAGCAACGCCTGCTCTGTGCGCAGCGGGTCGAGCTATCGTTGTGGAACCGGCTAACACTGGGAGGCGCACTGTTGGATGTTACCTCGTGGGACGAGTTCCAGCCTAGCCAACTAGGCGGGCTTCTCAATCCTTTGATACCCGTCTACTTTACCGAGGCTAACACCGGCCACGGAGGCAACTTTCTGGTTGGATGGGACGGGGTGCTGTACCTGCCAAGAACAAAGCTCTATGGCCAGTTGTTCCTTGACAACTACGAGTTCAACACCCGCAAGTCTGCGCCGGACGCAACGGCATCGCAGGTGGGCGTGTACTGGGCACCAAGCTTGCCGGTCGAGGCACGGGGGGAGTATACTCGCATCATGCCATTCACCTACTACCACCGGGTTCATTCGATTCTTTACGACAACTACGGCATACCTCTGGGCCACCCGCTTGGGCCGGACGCGGACCAGGTCTTGGGCTTAGTCGGTTTCACAGTGTCTGGCTGGCTCAAACTCGGTCTTGCGGCTGATTACACGCGTCGGGGCTATCACAACCGGGGCGACTATTTGCGCAAGAGTTTCAGGAATCCTGAGGACACACTTTACCTCAGACAGCACACTGAATTCCCTTCGTTTGGTTGGGACACGACCGCGCACCCGGATACAGTCATCGAGCAGGTGGACCGGACATTCCGGCTGAGCCCGGGTTTTCAGATTCATGCTTTCCGCGACCTTCGCGTGTCAGGCTCGGTCTCGTTCTGGACAAGCCGAAACTTTCAAGGAGCTATCGGCGTGGACAAGACCGGCCTTGAGTTCGCGCTGAAGGTCGAATACCGGTACTAGCCTGGCGTAACGAAGGGCCCAGGGCCTGTCACCCTGGGCGGCAGAGTTCGCTACCGCAAACTCGCTCCGATGGCCATCAGGGTTCAGTTGTTGTCAGTAGTGGGTATCGGTGTTGCCAACCGGGTATCGCAGGGCCGTCTCAATGGCCTGAACCGGGACAGCTCCTCTGCGCAGGAGGACTGGCGGTTCGTGCGTCATATCCAGCACGGTTGAGGCCAGGTCTGTGCCGCAGACGCCAGCGTTTAGTGCGACGTCAACAGCTTCCACCAGTTGTGGGCTGAGTTTCGTGAAGTCGCTGGTGGCCGATCGGCCATGGAGATTCGCGCTGGTGCCGGCTAATGGTGAGCCAAGTCTGGTGGCGAGAG
This window encodes:
- a CDS encoding capsule assembly Wzi family protein, with amino-acid sequence MRTLLLLLLAATALAASLENIPTDSWIYSDLDVLKTSGLIRSMPATSRPWTRAEAEVLVREADSLSAGQSLGRVQSAALARLRAEFGINTHGLRLRTPLMRIRVPEAGTGAEVRADAFARGRADEDTQAFAAGGVISNRPGDDFAFYEHFEFTAWHPRIIEESLPRDSAGKHIPGMRVLPWRNLVTLETELAYLAFRIPWLRLELGRDEFVWGSGYTGSVMLSDNAPSLDHVQLAASFRNFKFFSIVSLLSRWGLKQRLLCAQRVELSLWNRLTLGGALLDVTSWDEFQPSQLGGLLNPLIPVYFTEANTGHGGNFLVGWDGVLYLPRTKLYGQLFLDNYEFNTRKSAPDATASQVGVYWAPSLPVEARGEYTRIMPFTYYHRVHSILYDNYGIPLGHPLGPDADQVLGLVGFTVSGWLKLGLAADYTRRGYHNRGDYLRKSFRNPEDTLYLRQHTEFPSFGWDTTAHPDTVIEQVDRTFRLSPGFQIHAFRDLRVSGSVSFWTSRNFQGAIGVDKTGLEFALKVEYRY